The Primulina eburnea isolate SZY01 chromosome 13, ASM2296580v1, whole genome shotgun sequence genome includes a region encoding these proteins:
- the LOC140809911 gene encoding uncharacterized protein, which translates to MDADEKLKALKKAYADIILNISKEAAGRVTASEGKAVRYQHELKVAKEEGLRLLTRLKQMMDSKVNKAEAASVNQQKKIEELEAQLDEAEDIVRDLREELSVLRDELEKVKDDNKRFMNEIDASFSRRIPVENSIYSYQSSISLPPKSLDESAIALDATIPYLCKTKACSKCHNGTTCLCNLYIGNTDLPSMILRGAESGLYRKGCSQRIHACERSSLDRNMCLLGEIDKVKGKTQNELENKLLGGVKCMRFSPSLQKRKRTYRKRKIITPLSGKKSDILVKLEHLHELAARNDPRPVKINHSDEEHLRLVSRLPPDKDEQQTSLGCSESSEKDEAKTDKDNELIEGMLPCKETRVEESLQSLDRKMEVEKVYFASNSVSDTTTGLLSQPKRERVIKITFERKRKRKDFNGSGKNVSVQTEERISNEQNGHQDLELPESGLVLESLRDSMSSLVLESKDNRQMAQVARQLIALSETKWWDRG; encoded by the exons ATGGACGCCGACGAG AAATTGAAGGCGTTGAAGAAGGCCTACGCAGATATAATTTTGAACATATCTAAGGAGGCGGCGGGGAGGGTTACAGCGTCCGAGGGGAAGGCAGTGAGGTATCAACATGAGTTGAAGGTGGCAAAGGAGGAGGGCTTACGGTTGTTGACGCGTCTCAAGCAAATGATGGATTCTAAG GTCAATAAAGCGGAAGCAGCATCAGTGAATCAGCAGAAGAAGATTGAGGAACTTGAAGCTCAACTTGATGAAGCTGAGGATATTGTAAGAGATCTCAGAGAAGAGTTGAGTGTATTGCGTGATGAGCTGGAAAAGGTAAAAGACGATAATAAACGTTTCATGAATGAAATCGATGCCTCTTTTTCACGACGAATACCCGTTGAGAATTCTATCTATTCATATCAATCCAGTATATCCCTTCCTCCAAAATCACTTGATGAATCTGCTATAGCTTTGGATGCGACAATACCTTATCTGTGCAAGACAAAGGCATGTTCCAAGTGCCATAATGGAACAACTTGCTTGTGTAATTTATATATTGGGAATACGGACTTGCCTTCTATGATATTGAGAGGTGCCGAGTCGGGACTATACCGAAAGGGATGCTCACAAAGAATCCATGCATGTGAGAGGAGTTCTTTGGATAGGAATATGTGTCTCTTAGGGGAAATCGATAAAGTGAAGGGTAAAACTCAGAATGAACTCGAAAACAAACTATTGGGAGGCGTTAAATGTATGAGGTTCAGTCCTTCCCTTCAGAAAAGGAAGAGAACctatagaaaaagaaaaattataacTCCCTTGAGTGGGAAGAAATCTGATATTTTAGTCAAACTTGAACATTTACATGAACTTGCTGCAAGAAACGATCCTCGTCCCGTCAAAATTAATCATTCTGATGAGGAACATTTAAGGCTAGTTTCGCGGCTGCCACCAGATAAAGATGAACAACAAACTTCTCTAGGGTGTTCAGAATCTTCTGAGAAGGATGAGGCAAAAACAGACAAGGATAATGAACTGATTGAGGGAATGTTGCCATGCAAGGAAACTAGAGTTGAAGAGAGTTTACAGTCTCTGGATCGTAAGATGGAAGTCGAAAAGGTTTATTTTGCATCAAACAGTGTGTCTGACACTACAACAGGGCTTCTTAGCCAACCTAAGAGGGAAAGAGTTATTAAAATTACGTTTGAAAGGAAGCGAAAGAGAAAAGATTTCAATGGATCTGGCAAGAATGTATCTGTTCAAACTGAAGAGAGAATCAGCAATGAGCAAAATGGCCATCAGGATCTAGAGCTGCCAGAGTCTGGTTTGGTGTTGGAGTCGCTAAGAGATAGTATGTCAAGCTTGGTGCTGGAGTCAAAGGATAACAGGCAAATGGCACAAGTTGCTCGTCAG